A portion of the Rhodococcus pseudokoreensis genome contains these proteins:
- a CDS encoding ABC transporter substrate-binding protein, whose translation MRKILLTVGVVLATTLTACGTQAGTGDAGGPIKLGAWLPLSGPQASGGLPQEAGTQAFFDQLNAAGGIHGRPVEWTPVDNAFDPQQTIQVARQLVSRDRVVAIVGANGTATTEATFPFVLEQNQIPIFGTYGGSAAWYDPPRDGLFGSQTLYENQARAAAQWALDEGAKKVTIIRNDPAAFVNVGAVATTELEKAGAEVSTVEVKLGSTDYSPFVSQIRAAAPDAVLTILPIQEAAAYLNEMALQGVKIPSYGYSPTVGNSLLDLAGKNADGFRAVSLTLPPTADTPEVEEYRQALAKYKPGEKPDFYSLATYGSAKAFAQVLSRIDGEITSESITDAIVTSGTLDTGVMPPLTFSADEHVGTRSVVRVQVEDGKFVPIGDFVSPQ comes from the coding sequence GTGCGGAAAATTCTTCTCACGGTCGGCGTGGTTCTCGCCACGACCTTGACAGCCTGCGGAACGCAAGCCGGCACGGGCGATGCGGGTGGCCCGATCAAACTCGGTGCGTGGCTTCCCCTCTCGGGGCCACAGGCATCGGGCGGTCTTCCGCAGGAAGCGGGCACCCAGGCGTTCTTCGATCAGCTCAACGCGGCAGGGGGAATCCACGGACGCCCCGTCGAGTGGACGCCGGTCGACAATGCCTTCGATCCGCAGCAGACGATCCAGGTGGCGCGACAGTTGGTCTCTCGCGACCGCGTTGTCGCGATCGTCGGCGCCAACGGCACCGCGACGACGGAGGCAACGTTTCCGTTCGTCCTCGAACAGAACCAGATCCCCATCTTCGGGACCTACGGCGGCTCCGCCGCCTGGTACGACCCGCCGCGGGACGGGTTGTTCGGCAGCCAGACGCTCTACGAGAACCAGGCGCGCGCTGCCGCGCAGTGGGCACTCGACGAGGGTGCCAAGAAGGTCACGATCATCCGCAACGATCCGGCCGCGTTCGTGAACGTGGGCGCGGTCGCCACGACCGAACTAGAGAAGGCCGGCGCGGAGGTGTCGACGGTGGAGGTCAAGCTCGGCAGCACGGACTACAGCCCGTTCGTGTCCCAGATCCGCGCGGCCGCACCCGATGCGGTCCTGACGATCCTGCCGATCCAGGAGGCCGCCGCCTACCTCAACGAGATGGCGCTGCAGGGCGTCAAGATTCCCAGCTACGGCTACTCACCCACGGTCGGTAACAGCCTGCTCGACCTGGCAGGTAAGAATGCTGACGGATTCCGCGCCGTGTCACTCACGCTGCCTCCCACCGCCGACACCCCGGAGGTCGAGGAATACCGGCAGGCCCTGGCGAAGTACAAGCCCGGCGAGAAGCCCGATTTCTACTCGCTGGCAACCTACGGCTCGGCGAAAGCGTTCGCTCAGGTCCTGTCGAGGATCGACGGCGAGATCACGTCCGAGTCCATCACCGACGCGATAGTCACGAGCGGCACCCTGGACACAGGCGTCATGCCTCCGCTCACGTTCAGCGCCGACGAGCACGTCGGCACCCGCAGCGTGGTCCGGGTCCAGGTCGAGGACGGCAAGTTCGTCCCCATCGGCGACTTCGTGTCGCCGCAGTAG
- a CDS encoding SDR family NAD(P)-dependent oxidoreductase: protein MNASRTPGQVRFEGAVALVTGGGSGIGAAVVAQLVDEGAARVYVADIVGDELHRRYGDDPRTIARVLDVSDSAAVDAAMAGVVAAEGRLDVVVHAAGVDDPESKKIITDATAAGAPIDLTANLTDARWRRVMSVNLDGTFHVVRAAVREMKPKGGAIVVIGSSSAFDTLTGYPHYAASKAAVHAFCQAVAKEVVAFDIRLNLVAPGPTDTAMAARTPDELKVQWVNNTPVPYATPDEIADNVLFLASEQARNVVGAVLLSNRGRFTV, encoded by the coding sequence ATGAATGCGTCTCGGACGCCAGGGCAAGTCAGATTCGAGGGCGCAGTCGCGCTGGTGACCGGAGGCGGATCAGGAATCGGAGCCGCCGTTGTCGCGCAGCTCGTCGACGAGGGGGCTGCCCGCGTCTACGTGGCCGATATCGTGGGCGACGAGTTGCACCGGAGGTACGGTGACGATCCGAGGACGATCGCACGAGTGCTCGATGTCTCGGACTCGGCGGCCGTCGACGCTGCGATGGCGGGAGTCGTCGCCGCCGAGGGCCGGCTCGACGTCGTCGTGCACGCCGCCGGGGTAGACGACCCGGAGTCCAAGAAGATCATCACGGACGCGACTGCCGCGGGCGCCCCGATCGACCTGACGGCGAACCTCACCGACGCACGGTGGCGCCGCGTGATGTCGGTCAACCTGGACGGCACATTTCACGTGGTCCGCGCTGCCGTGCGGGAAATGAAGCCGAAAGGCGGCGCGATCGTCGTGATCGGCTCGTCCTCGGCGTTCGACACCCTGACGGGGTACCCGCACTACGCGGCGTCCAAGGCGGCCGTCCATGCTTTCTGCCAGGCCGTCGCCAAGGAGGTCGTGGCCTTCGATATCCGGCTCAACCTCGTGGCTCCCGGCCCGACGGATACCGCAATGGCCGCTCGCACACCGGACGAACTGAAAGTGCAGTGGGTCAATAACACACCGGTGCCGTATGCGACACCGGATGAGATTGCGGACAACGTGCTGTTTCTCGCCTCGGAGCAGGCCAGGAACGTGGTGGGGGCGGTGTTGCTCAGCAACCGTGGACGATTCACCGTCTGA
- a CDS encoding ATP-binding cassette domain-containing protein: MVTQDISARPAGRTAQRLYRGGQLLGGPAAALLTLVVLSSGLVPGYQMYTVGLAAVYGLIVLSISLLAGWTGIWSIGHPAMVAIGAYATAYGSSNGWGLAFTSVVAVVLCALLGGFLGFAGSRFSVLYVALLTLAFTLVTLEIIGAWKSVTGGDQGVPVETFETAFGDLVPSSDEVTYLAVGILGLAIAVSVFLRRTTIRMRMVAAKTHPLAGRSIGIAPELQSSLGFAISAGVAGLSGVLLALLSGFISPEGFSMVFAVNLIAATVLGGTGSVIGAVLGGAFLASAPTLASSLSIDQPYLIGGVLILTLLFLADGIVPTAGKLLRRFVPVTRALGRPALSISGPDLGDASGSDANVRADTAGAAMLTTEGLGVRFGGLQAVHDIDLRVGAGEVLAIIGPNGAGKTTFVNALCGLIGGGELVGTMELGGRPLNGVRATRRRSLGLGRTFQHAELFAELTVLENVSVVNRWERRADRDSALQVLASVGLADHVHRLPGELPFGLQKRVDLARAIAALAGNPRLMVLDEPFGGLDADERRTLAEHIRRLSDSGTSVVIIDHVLDDLFAVADRVVAFDFGELIADGTPDTVLQNRQVRDSYLGNIDTTLIAPDIDRTATPLISVRGIEHHYAGVRALSGIDLDVHAGGILGIVGANGAGKSTLGRILHGDLHSTGGTRTVNGTDALRLSLVPEGRALFRTLSVRENLEVAAYAAGISGRRLRTRLEELQHGLPERVRTRMNIPAGSLSGGEQQLVAIARALMADPEVLILDEPALGLSPAMVDEVYSQVNGLARRGITTILLDQSLARALESCSEVVVLRQGEVVARGNSGTPGFSRIAEAAYFGTEVPAHSGEVLVPEP; the protein is encoded by the coding sequence ATGGTCACACAAGACATCTCGGCCCGGCCCGCCGGACGCACTGCCCAGCGGCTGTACCGCGGCGGTCAGCTTCTCGGCGGCCCGGCTGCCGCGCTCCTCACGCTGGTGGTGCTCTCGTCCGGGCTCGTGCCGGGCTACCAGATGTACACGGTCGGACTTGCGGCGGTGTACGGACTGATCGTCCTGTCCATCTCGCTGCTCGCCGGGTGGACGGGTATCTGGTCGATCGGGCATCCCGCAATGGTTGCGATCGGCGCCTATGCAACGGCCTACGGCAGCAGTAACGGTTGGGGACTTGCCTTCACATCCGTTGTCGCCGTTGTCTTGTGCGCGCTACTCGGAGGCTTCCTCGGTTTCGCCGGCTCCCGCTTCTCCGTGCTGTACGTCGCACTTCTGACGTTGGCGTTCACCTTGGTGACCCTCGAGATCATCGGTGCGTGGAAGAGCGTCACCGGTGGCGATCAGGGAGTGCCGGTCGAGACGTTCGAGACCGCGTTCGGCGACCTCGTTCCGTCGTCCGACGAAGTCACCTACCTCGCCGTCGGAATTCTCGGTCTCGCGATCGCGGTGTCGGTGTTCCTGCGCCGCACGACCATCCGTATGCGCATGGTCGCCGCCAAGACGCACCCCCTGGCGGGCAGATCGATCGGTATCGCTCCCGAACTGCAGTCGAGCCTCGGCTTCGCGATCAGTGCGGGTGTCGCGGGCCTGTCGGGTGTGCTGCTCGCCTTGCTGTCGGGCTTCATCAGCCCGGAGGGCTTCTCGATGGTCTTCGCGGTCAACCTGATTGCCGCGACCGTCCTCGGCGGGACCGGCAGTGTGATCGGCGCCGTTCTCGGCGGCGCGTTCCTCGCATCCGCACCGACGCTTGCGTCGTCGCTGTCGATCGACCAGCCCTACCTGATCGGGGGTGTCCTGATCCTCACCCTGCTGTTTCTCGCCGATGGAATCGTCCCGACGGCCGGGAAGCTGTTGCGCCGATTCGTCCCGGTCACCCGGGCCCTCGGCCGCCCGGCGCTGTCGATATCGGGACCAGACCTCGGGGACGCTTCAGGATCGGACGCGAACGTGCGGGCGGATACCGCCGGCGCGGCGATGCTGACGACGGAGGGGCTCGGCGTTCGATTCGGTGGTCTTCAGGCCGTGCACGATATCGATCTCCGTGTCGGTGCGGGTGAGGTGCTCGCGATCATCGGGCCGAACGGCGCCGGCAAGACGACCTTCGTCAACGCCCTGTGCGGCCTGATCGGGGGCGGTGAACTCGTGGGGACGATGGAACTCGGTGGCCGGCCGCTGAACGGCGTACGGGCGACTCGTCGACGTTCGCTCGGCCTCGGCCGGACATTTCAGCATGCCGAACTTTTCGCGGAACTGACCGTTCTCGAGAATGTCAGCGTCGTCAACCGTTGGGAGCGCCGTGCCGATCGCGACTCTGCGTTGCAGGTACTCGCAAGTGTCGGGTTGGCCGATCACGTGCACCGACTCCCCGGAGAACTGCCGTTCGGGCTGCAGAAGCGGGTCGATCTGGCCCGTGCGATCGCGGCGCTGGCCGGCAACCCGCGATTGATGGTTCTCGACGAACCGTTCGGTGGCCTCGACGCGGATGAGCGTCGGACCCTCGCAGAGCACATCCGCCGACTCTCGGATTCCGGCACCTCCGTGGTCATCATCGACCACGTCCTCGACGACCTGTTCGCCGTCGCGGATCGGGTGGTGGCGTTCGACTTCGGTGAGTTGATCGCCGACGGAACCCCGGACACCGTTCTGCAGAACCGACAGGTCCGCGACTCCTACCTCGGAAACATCGACACCACACTGATCGCACCCGACATCGACCGAACGGCGACTCCATTGATCTCCGTGCGGGGGATCGAGCACCACTACGCGGGTGTTCGCGCACTGTCCGGCATCGACCTCGACGTCCATGCGGGCGGAATCCTCGGCATAGTGGGCGCGAACGGCGCCGGCAAGAGCACTCTGGGGCGAATCCTGCACGGCGATCTACACTCGACCGGCGGCACCCGGACAGTCAACGGCACAGATGCGCTGCGGCTCAGTCTGGTTCCCGAGGGGCGTGCCTTGTTCCGCACCCTGTCGGTGCGCGAGAACCTGGAGGTCGCGGCGTATGCCGCAGGAATCTCCGGCCGCCGGTTGCGTACTCGGCTCGAAGAGTTGCAGCACGGGCTCCCCGAACGTGTCCGCACCCGCATGAACATCCCGGCAGGCTCACTGTCGGGCGGCGAACAACAGCTTGTCGCCATCGCCCGGGCACTGATGGCCGATCCCGAAGTTCTGATCCTCGACGAACCCGCGCTGGGTCTGTCCCCGGCGATGGTCGACGAGGTCTATTCGCAGGTCAATGGTCTGGCACGCCGGGGCATCACGACCATCCTGCTCGACCAGTCCCTCGCCCGGGCGCTCGAATCCTGCAGTGAGGTCGTTGTTCTCCGTCAAGGTGAGGTCGTGGCGCGCGGCAACAGCGGCACACCGGGATTCAGTCGGATCGCGGAGGCAGCGTACTTCGGCACCGAGGTCCCCGCGCACAGCGGAGAGGTGCTCGTACCAGAACCGTGA
- a CDS encoding branched-chain amino acid ABC transporter permease, whose product MDQLFITLTTGIANGAVYGLIGLGLVIIFRSTDVMNFAMASLSTLAIYVALSAYGAGAGIVVALVVAVAFGTLSGVVVREALIRPLGQGKLFAALVVTMGLSIIVEHLIGRYWGEQPRRFPQLIDGTISIGNSNLMLQDVATIVLAALAVSAIAYLFTRTPLGSAMRAVAESAETAEIMGINAHKVARTAWALGMALAVLGVFLYAPKTGVSPVILAPVLFRAFAGILLGGLTSMYGAVIGGLIIGVLDNLAAAYISASFRDTFVFCVAVLVLLIRPQGIFGRQTFERV is encoded by the coding sequence GTGGATCAGTTGTTCATCACCTTGACCACCGGCATCGCCAACGGTGCCGTGTACGGTCTCATCGGACTCGGATTGGTCATCATCTTCCGATCGACCGACGTCATGAATTTCGCAATGGCATCGCTGTCCACTCTCGCCATCTATGTTGCCCTCAGTGCCTACGGAGCCGGCGCGGGCATCGTCGTCGCACTGGTCGTCGCGGTCGCCTTCGGAACCCTCAGCGGAGTCGTGGTGCGGGAAGCACTGATCCGTCCACTGGGGCAGGGGAAGCTCTTCGCCGCGCTCGTCGTCACGATGGGGTTGTCGATCATCGTCGAGCATCTGATCGGCCGGTACTGGGGAGAGCAGCCGCGACGATTCCCGCAGCTCATCGACGGCACGATCTCGATCGGCAACTCGAACCTGATGCTGCAGGACGTCGCCACGATCGTCCTCGCCGCGCTCGCCGTGTCGGCCATTGCGTATCTCTTCACGCGTACGCCGCTCGGATCGGCGATGCGCGCGGTCGCCGAATCCGCCGAGACCGCCGAGATCATGGGCATCAACGCGCACAAGGTCGCGCGGACCGCCTGGGCCCTCGGCATGGCGCTGGCGGTGCTGGGAGTCTTCCTGTACGCCCCGAAAACCGGGGTCTCGCCGGTGATCCTCGCCCCCGTGTTGTTCCGTGCTTTCGCGGGCATCCTGCTTGGTGGTCTCACCAGCATGTACGGCGCCGTCATCGGTGGACTCATCATCGGTGTACTGGACAATCTCGCTGCCGCCTATATCTCCGCCAGCTTCCGCGACACGTTCGTCTTCTGCGTGGCGGTGCTCGTGCTGCTCATCCGTCCCCAGGGCATCTTCGGCCGCCAAACCTTCGAGAGGGTCTGA
- a CDS encoding FAD-dependent oxidoreductase — MTPPLAARPLQLGPVTLANRLVGTAHASGAVAGGVPSPGDADYWRRRAAGGAAMLIVGGTVVSPSSANRNGNITEAWRPDVVAGLEARARAITEEGAVAACQLVHLGRETLGAELWSHPVAPTVVRSPREPTRPRALSSAEVEGIVDAFRTSAVHAWSAGFPVVELHAAHGYLLAQFLSPVTNFGPGAATVSQRVRILDRIAAAIRDACPGVVLGVRVSAEGGEEAGLGMDGLCELLPRLSGFDYVNVTVGVRTTYVRDMAVTDPPLLDAVGRLRAATSTPLLVSQSFRTGASIDTALQSGADLVGVARPLIADPHFPRKLLTGRESSIRPCVSCNEDCRAFDPVLLCSVNPDLAPPGRSARPAYPLTLGPTRRSTDRRRIAVVGAGPAGLECAMRLGPDHDVTLFEGRARIGGQLAIAADAPNRGGWRRLLDYYSDNLSAVTMRLGHRVSAAELEGFDDVVLAVGAEETLPREAAGTRSLLTSQALVGGEEPLRGAGHVVVVDDGFGLWPAASSVEAALAAGAGLVTVLTPAAAFASGLPAEGRVQYLRRLSGTPVDVRVLSSIVGVSDGSVEFENTLSGVRTRLDADRVVVAGERRSLDWSLVAPDNPRVHVIGDALVPRKVAHAIAEGHAVAREYLSTAGG; from the coding sequence ATGACGCCTCCGCTTGCGGCCCGGCCGCTGCAGCTCGGCCCGGTCACGTTGGCCAACCGTCTCGTCGGGACGGCGCACGCGTCGGGCGCCGTCGCCGGCGGTGTCCCCTCGCCCGGCGACGCAGACTACTGGCGCCGCCGGGCAGCGGGTGGCGCGGCGATGCTGATCGTCGGCGGCACCGTGGTGTCACCGAGCTCGGCCAACCGCAACGGCAACATCACCGAGGCCTGGCGTCCGGACGTCGTCGCAGGCCTCGAGGCCCGGGCCCGGGCGATCACGGAGGAGGGAGCCGTCGCGGCGTGCCAACTGGTGCACCTCGGTCGCGAGACGCTCGGCGCCGAATTGTGGAGCCATCCCGTGGCACCGACCGTCGTCCGTTCGCCCCGAGAACCGACGCGTCCCCGCGCACTCTCGTCCGCGGAAGTGGAGGGGATCGTCGATGCCTTCCGCACCTCCGCTGTGCACGCGTGGTCCGCCGGATTCCCCGTCGTCGAACTGCATGCAGCTCACGGATATCTGCTGGCGCAGTTCCTCTCACCGGTCACCAACTTCGGCCCGGGCGCCGCGACGGTCTCTCAGCGGGTGCGGATCCTCGACCGCATCGCGGCCGCGATCCGCGACGCGTGTCCCGGTGTCGTCCTCGGCGTGCGCGTCTCCGCCGAAGGAGGCGAAGAGGCCGGCCTCGGCATGGACGGATTGTGTGAGCTCCTTCCGCGCCTCTCCGGCTTCGACTACGTCAACGTCACCGTCGGCGTCCGCACCACCTACGTCCGGGACATGGCCGTCACCGACCCGCCGCTGCTCGACGCGGTCGGACGGCTGCGCGCGGCCACTTCGACACCGCTGCTCGTGTCGCAGTCCTTCCGCACCGGTGCATCCATCGACACCGCCCTGCAGTCGGGTGCCGACCTCGTCGGCGTGGCACGACCGCTGATCGCGGACCCGCACTTCCCGCGGAAGTTGCTGACCGGCCGGGAATCCTCGATCCGCCCGTGTGTGTCCTGCAACGAGGACTGCCGGGCGTTCGACCCGGTCCTGCTCTGCTCGGTCAATCCCGACCTCGCTCCGCCGGGCCGATCCGCGCGCCCGGCGTATCCGCTGACCCTGGGCCCGACGCGCCGGTCCACGGACCGACGTCGGATCGCCGTGGTCGGTGCGGGCCCGGCCGGGCTCGAGTGCGCGATGCGGCTCGGACCCGACCACGACGTCACCCTCTTCGAGGGCCGCGCCCGGATCGGGGGCCAGCTCGCGATTGCCGCGGACGCACCGAACCGCGGCGGGTGGCGTCGCCTCCTCGACTACTACTCGGACAACCTGTCGGCGGTGACGATGCGGCTGGGCCACCGGGTGAGTGCCGCCGAATTGGAGGGCTTCGACGACGTGGTCCTGGCCGTCGGGGCCGAGGAGACGCTGCCCCGCGAAGCGGCAGGAACGAGATCGCTGCTCACGTCGCAGGCACTGGTCGGGGGTGAGGAACCGCTGCGCGGCGCCGGCCACGTCGTGGTGGTCGACGACGGATTCGGGCTCTGGCCCGCGGCGAGTTCGGTCGAAGCCGCACTCGCCGCCGGCGCGGGCCTCGTGACGGTCCTGACGCCGGCCGCCGCCTTCGCATCGGGCCTCCCCGCGGAAGGTCGCGTGCAGTATCTGCGCCGGCTGTCGGGCACACCGGTCGACGTGCGCGTGCTGTCGTCGATCGTCGGGGTCTCCGACGGCTCGGTCGAGTTCGAGAACACCCTGTCCGGGGTGCGGACCCGTCTCGACGCCGACCGCGTCGTCGTCGCCGGCGAGCGGCGCTCGCTCGACTGGTCGCTCGTCGCGCCCGACAACCCGCGGGTCCACGTCATCGGCGACGCGCTCGTCCCGCGCAAGGTCGCACACGCAATCGCCGAAGGCCATGCTGTCGCCCGTGAGTACTTATCAACCGCCGGCGGTTAA
- a CDS encoding alpha/beta fold hydrolase — MSFVLIHGAGMGASCWDPLLPLLEGDTLAVDLPGRGTRRSADPRSVTLADCTAAVVEDVEAANLEDIVLVAHSFAGVTATPAIPALAGRLRHVVFLSAVVPADGTRVLDQIDPDVRAAVEESIQGGVYRQDPVGATAMLCNDMDAEQTGWMIDQLVDDSAALLTESVDLSGLRADIPRTYVRLTKDACYPPELQERSAAVVGGDTVFLESGHMAMVTIPDQVAALLHSLSS, encoded by the coding sequence ATGTCGTTCGTTCTCATCCACGGCGCAGGAATGGGCGCCTCCTGCTGGGACCCGCTCCTACCGTTGCTCGAAGGCGACACTCTCGCAGTCGATCTCCCTGGACGGGGTACACGCCGGTCCGCCGACCCGCGGTCCGTCACCCTCGCCGACTGCACCGCGGCCGTCGTCGAGGATGTGGAGGCGGCGAACCTGGAGGACATCGTTCTGGTCGCTCATTCATTCGCCGGAGTGACGGCCACGCCGGCCATACCGGCGCTCGCGGGCCGACTACGGCACGTCGTCTTCCTCTCCGCCGTCGTCCCGGCCGATGGCACGCGAGTGCTCGACCAGATCGACCCGGACGTCCGCGCCGCAGTGGAAGAGTCGATACAGGGCGGTGTGTATCGCCAGGATCCCGTGGGCGCCACAGCGATGCTGTGCAACGACATGGACGCCGAGCAGACCGGCTGGATGATCGACCAACTGGTCGACGACTCCGCCGCGTTACTCACCGAGTCCGTCGATCTGTCCGGCCTCCGGGCCGACATACCCCGCACATACGTACGTTTGACGAAGGACGCCTGCTATCCGCCCGAACTGCAGGAGCGATCGGCCGCCGTCGTCGGCGGCGATACCGTCTTTCTCGAATCCGGCCACATGGCCATGGTGACGATTCCCGATCAGGTCGCCGCGCTGCTTCACAGCCTCTCGTCGTAG
- a CDS encoding ABC transporter substrate-binding protein: MRSVPIKLMAVAVVAAFASAACGSGGSGVSQPVSGTWDDVVAAAKSEGSVLLYSSQNPANLEALKVAFEQEYPEISLEYVRGTDADINPKVEVENQTKRGTADVHMLTDSAWIETAAESGTYSTDLIGPAFDAPEYEPEKSIISDKFFLTSAAVFSLGWNTTALPGGLQKPEDLLDPALKGKIGIVNPSGIAAYVDFYRFFEKNFGPDYLQKLAELKPRIYPSALGVAQALTSGEIVATPVVQPLVREKESGAPVDWALPTPPWGTPWFTHALSAAPHPNAAQVLANFMVTPAGQKALSLGYASALPGIEGSVARAQDIAMPNPSDLTPESLTEYQADWEKRFIQ, encoded by the coding sequence ATGAGAAGTGTGCCGATAAAGCTGATGGCGGTCGCGGTGGTCGCCGCGTTCGCTTCCGCCGCCTGCGGATCCGGCGGGTCCGGTGTCAGTCAACCCGTGTCGGGCACGTGGGACGACGTCGTCGCAGCAGCCAAGAGTGAAGGCAGCGTGCTGCTGTACTCGAGCCAGAACCCCGCCAATCTCGAGGCGCTCAAAGTGGCGTTCGAGCAGGAGTATCCCGAGATCTCCCTCGAATACGTCCGGGGAACGGATGCCGACATCAACCCGAAGGTCGAGGTCGAGAATCAGACGAAACGCGGCACGGCCGACGTCCACATGCTCACCGACTCCGCCTGGATCGAGACGGCCGCGGAGTCGGGCACGTACTCGACCGACCTCATCGGCCCGGCGTTCGACGCGCCGGAATACGAGCCCGAGAAGAGCATCATCTCCGACAAGTTCTTCCTGACCAGCGCGGCGGTGTTCTCCCTCGGATGGAACACGACAGCGCTGCCCGGCGGTCTGCAGAAGCCGGAAGACCTCCTCGACCCGGCGTTGAAGGGCAAGATCGGCATCGTCAACCCGTCGGGTATCGCCGCCTACGTCGACTTCTACCGATTCTTCGAAAAGAACTTCGGCCCCGACTATCTCCAGAAGCTCGCCGAACTGAAACCGCGCATCTACCCGAGCGCGCTGGGTGTCGCCCAGGCTTTGACCTCCGGCGAGATCGTCGCCACCCCGGTGGTGCAACCCCTGGTGCGGGAGAAGGAATCGGGTGCACCGGTCGACTGGGCACTGCCCACGCCGCCGTGGGGAACACCCTGGTTCACGCATGCTCTGTCCGCGGCGCCGCACCCTAACGCGGCTCAGGTGCTGGCGAATTTCATGGTCACGCCTGCCGGTCAGAAGGCGCTGTCGCTCGGCTACGCGAGCGCCCTCCCCGGCATCGAGGGAAGCGTCGCGCGGGCCCAGGACATCGCAATGCCCAACCCTTCCGATCTGACGCCCGAATCGCTCACCGAATACCAGGCCGACTGGGAAAAGAGATTCATCCAGTGA
- a CDS encoding SDR family NAD(P)-dependent oxidoreductase: MTSHDARLRDTCALVTGAARGIGAATAELFHAHGATVYLCDVDDDLGNSVAAKLGERAHYLHLDVTDEADWSRVTAEMADRGHPLRILVNSAGAASKASIMDTSLAELRRMIDLNLVGTFLGLQAAGAAMTAGGSVVNLSSLRGVLATAELGAYGASKFGVRALTRVAALEFAERNIRVNAVCPGSIDTAITAGADFADDDMDAYVKSIPMQRRGLPLEVAKAILFLAGDESSYVTGTDLMIDGGTSAGARTPKLSSS, from the coding sequence GTGACGTCACACGACGCGCGACTGCGTGACACCTGCGCTCTCGTCACCGGTGCGGCACGCGGGATCGGCGCCGCGACAGCGGAACTCTTCCATGCCCACGGGGCGACGGTGTACCTGTGCGACGTCGACGACGACCTCGGCAACAGCGTCGCGGCGAAACTTGGTGAGAGAGCCCACTATCTGCACCTGGACGTGACCGACGAAGCCGACTGGTCCCGCGTGACCGCCGAGATGGCGGACCGCGGCCACCCGCTGCGTATTCTCGTCAACTCGGCCGGCGCCGCGTCCAAGGCGTCGATCATGGACACCTCACTCGCCGAGTTGCGACGCATGATCGACCTCAACCTGGTGGGCACGTTCCTCGGACTGCAGGCCGCGGGCGCCGCGATGACCGCGGGCGGGTCGGTGGTCAACCTGTCCTCGCTGCGCGGCGTCCTCGCGACCGCCGAACTCGGTGCGTACGGCGCGTCGAAGTTCGGCGTTCGCGCCCTGACCCGCGTTGCGGCGCTGGAGTTCGCCGAGAGGAACATCCGGGTCAACGCGGTGTGCCCGGGCAGTATCGACACGGCCATCACGGCGGGCGCCGACTTCGCCGACGACGACATGGATGCGTATGTGAAAAGCATTCCGATGCAACGCCGGGGTCTGCCGCTCGAGGTGGCCAAGGCCATCCTGTTCCTCGCCGGCGACGAGAGCAGTTACGTCACCGGCACCGATCTCATGATCGACGGTGGAACCTCGGCGGGCGCCAGGACTCCCAAGCTCTCGTCGTCGTGA